Below is a window of Microcebus murinus isolate Inina chromosome 3, M.murinus_Inina_mat1.0, whole genome shotgun sequence DNA.
ATAATCAAGAGTGAAtgggttttggggggaggggggaaaggggcatttattgaaaccttaaaatctgtacccccataatatgccaaaataaaataagggacccaaaaaaaaaagagtgaatgggaagtgaagacatttaaaaaaattcagcagTGTAAGAATGAATAAAGCAAAATGTGGAAATCCTAAGAGAGCATGaattgcaaaaaaaagaaaattggaaagaataatttttaatgtagctACAACTGTCCCTCAGTAAAATACATTACTTATAAAGGCATATTTCCCTATAGGAAAGAATAAaacctataataaaaatattatatctctTAAGACAATccaataatcactttaaaataatgttcacCCAAGCAACTTTGTTCTTATCAAATTTCCttaaataggctgggcatggtggctcacgcctgtaatcctagcagtctgggaggccgaggcaggcggattaatcaaggtcagcagttcgaaaccagcctgagcaaaagtgaaaccTTATcactactataaaatagaaagaaattaattggccagctaaaaacatatatataaaaaatgagccaggcatggtggcgcatccctgtagtcctagctactcgggaacctgaggcaggaggatcccttgagcccaggagtttgaggttgctgtgagctaggcagatgccatggcactcaagcacaggcaacaaagtgagactctgtttccaaaaaaaaaaaaaaaaaaaaaaatttccttaaataGGTTTCCCCTATTAACAAGGGAACATGTTCATTTAGGATCCTGAGTATAGTCCCTTTGGCCATCTCAGCTCTCATATGTATTAATAGGCAGTCTCATTTCCAAAGCAAGCCTCACATGAACTTAATAGGAATGAAGCAGTTCTTTAATGAACAATAATCCAGTAGATGAAATCACAAGGGCTAACTTAATGTGCCTACTACAGTGGCCCCTACCCAGAAGGGGGacactgttttgtttgtttcctccttctttccctagcaactctgtaataaaaataacacatccatAACCCAAAAGAACTGCATAAGACAGTATAATTTGTTCTGATAattgaacataaatattttataatttattataaaaacattttacatacCACCACAAGTACTAAACATGGTTTTATGAAAGTTAcaattttatgacaaaaatatttcctaaataccATGATAATCCACCTGTTTTCTTCTCAACCTCAGTATAACAGCTAAGATTAGGGTTACAATTTAACCCTAGCAGACATGAAAATTTGATCTTTTGGTTTATAAATACAGTCTAATACACAAGAATACTGACTAGCATTTCCATTTACTTCAAGAAACATGGTCAGAGGTACAGCCAGGATATGACTAACCAAGTTTAAAAGAAACGTACACATTTCTAGCTATAGATCCTAACTGGAAATATTACAGTAAAGCTAGTAAACTAAGATCACCAATAGACAGATTTCTACAAACCTGAAAAAGTCAACAAcatcaaaaaatttaagaaatttggcATCAGGTGGATAACATCTAGATTTTAGGGTTAATATACTGCTTTCAGGTACTGTGCAAAGTCTTATCATGGCCCCTAACCTTGGAATTTCAGATCTAGAGAGTATACAATTCAAAACACTTGCTTTGTACGTTTTCTCTTGTTAGACCTCAGATGTTTTCCTAACTATTTCAGTTTTCTAGAATGAGCTTTCAGATTTTCACTCAACAGCACTAGATCAGATCTCTTCTATACTTGACCTCATCCTTCCCACATCTCCTCTGTTTGCAGAGAGCCGATCAAAGTCTTGGAGGTGGAAACGAACTGCCAACTGATTGACCATTTTCTTCAAGGTAAGAAATGCTGCAACAACTTGGAAAGTTAGGAAGATGGTGAAGATGATATGTATCGCTTTTTCCAAGGGCAGATTTATTAGGCCTTCATTTAAGAGCAAGAAAAGAATTAAAGGCAACTGCAATAGAAGGCTCAAAAGCCAAAAGCCAGCCAACTCAGGAACCTACAATGATACACatcaaaagtaataaaatcaataaaatattgttttttgtttatacAGATAAACAAGTACTTATTACTACTGTGAACCTACATTATGAGCTCTGTTAGTAATTCAAAATGAGGATGACATGGTAGTAGAACTTAgtctagatgagaaaactaacaTGTAAAACAACCCTAGAATACTACACTTTAGTGAATAATCAAATGTGACACATAGACTAAATGCTACAAGAAATATTAGAAAGTAATTAGGATAGGTGTAAGAAAGACTTTAAGCATGTAGGCTTGTAAAGTTGTGTGGAAGGAGGAAGACGCAAAAAGGTAAGTAAGCAAACATGTGAAACACACATGGCTGGGATCAACACATCAGCCTGGAATGGATGGCTGGATTAGAAAAAGCAAGAACTACAGTAAGACAGGCTGGGTGGAGCCTAATTATGAAGGGCCTAAAAAAACTGCAGAGATCTTCAGTTACTATCCCTACACTCTGGTAACTGTAAATGCTTAGGCAGCATGATGACGTAGAAAACATAGGCCTGGAACAGGAAATGAGTTTATTATTTCCCTCCATTTTCTTATTCAGGAtccaaataaatatgtttagTTGACCAAGTATTTTCAAGACTGATAAGAAGTAGGAAAACTATTAGTTCTTATGTGCTTACTACATTCAGGTACTTTATATAAATCATTTCACTTAATCACAACAAActtgaaaagtaaatattattttccatatcttATATATGAGGAAACCAGAGCTCAAGAGATTAAGTGAACAGACCACAGTGACAGAGTGATAAAATTGGAGCCAGGCCTTAAATTCAGGCCTGTGCTCTTCCTCACCCTACTGCCTTTTATTTGCTATGAAAACCTTACTGCATTTATGTATAGCACTGAGTGAGAAAAAGAAGAGGTTACCTTTTCCTGCAGGTTACCCATGTAGCCCAGATACAACCGGATGGCTTCAATTAAGGTTATTAGGATGATAACAGTGATCACAATGAATTTGTAGTAATCAGGCAAAActgaatactaaaaaaaaaaaaaagtcaaattgtgTTTGTAAAATCTTACATATAGTAACACTGACCtaggatagaaaaaatattaagaacttTAATTTCATTGACAATGTAACAATGTCAGGAATGGGCAGAAGAGGCCTCCCAGAAATATTAAAGCATATACATACCTTTATGTAAAGCATCATAATGCAGCTTACCCACCAAAGTGGGAAAAAGTAAGTGTTAAAATAAAGTGACATCTGCAATGCCAAACTGGAGACCATCTCATTATctatagaagaaatagaaaaggagcAAATTCTTAATCCTGGTCTATGCCCTATATGTCCTTTTGTTTGTTAGAATTCATAACTATAATATTGGCTCAATAAaactccacattttttttttttttgagacagagtctcgctttgttgcccaggctagagtgagtgccatggcgtcagcctagctcacagcaacctcaaactcctgggctcaagcgatcctcctgcctcagcctcccgagtagctgggactacaggcatgcgccacccaccatgcccagctcatttttttctatatgtattagttggccaattaatttctttctatttttatagtagagacggggtctcgctcttgctcaggctcaggctggtttcgaactcctggcctctcagagtgctaggattacaggctgagccaccgtgcccagccaaaactCCACATTTTAAGCCTATTTATAATCACTGACAGTGAAAGGAACTTTCATCCATGTAGTTCAAAGACTGGCTACTTGGGGGTACgtttcatatttttcaattacTTTACCCTTTTGCCATTATAGTCTGCTGACTTTTTTGCACACTACAAGTATAGATTAAATGTGAAATATCAATATAAATCCTATTGAACAGATAATTATCATTGCCTCCTTTGTAGAGTTCTATATAAAAAGCCTACAAAATGAAcacataaaacacataaaaacaaatctCTCACATATATTCCAAATTCATACAAAAGCTAATTTCTCCAGATTATAATTAAACACAACTCTCTTTTCAGTATACCCTAATGTCAGCCATCCTTTAAAGTCCAATCCAATGCCACCTTTTCCTTCAGTCCTTAGTTGATCAtattctccccaccccagcagaAATCTCTTTCCCCTTAAGGTACTTATCACTCTAAACTATATATAAGAAGGGCTGGTAAAGATACACACTCCCCTCACCTAAGACAGTCTGGTATACTGAAGACATCATGGGCTTCAGAGTTCAAGTAAACCCAGAGCTCCCCAAACCCCCATGAGCCTGAATGCCAGACTTgagataaattatttaacctctttgagccttaatttcttcatctgtaaaatggcaacgTTAATACCACCTCACAAGTtgcttgtgaggattaaagacaattatttcaccatagcaccatgcctggcatacttagtaggcactcaacaaatattagtcccctttccttcttctcatcTACTTATATACAGTCTCACTGTAAGCACAGACCATGTCCTACCTAAATTTGAGACCCTCATAGAACTTAGCATCTTGCTTTACATGAAGTAAATACCAAATATAAATAAGCAGAAAGATCAAATTAATGAAATCATACTGTCATAAGGACATCACCAATGTAGCCACTTGTGGTACGTAAGTTCCATTTATCTAAGGTTGATTACATAATACCTTTTGCTTTTATGTAAGGAAGAAGGGTCCTaaatttagaatttgatttttaaaattgagcttTACAAAATAAATCCTAATTTGACTAAATTCTTAAGAgaagatatatattttgaaatcaattgttccaaataaaagattttacaaaggctctaaaataaatttcttaaaaacattattttttctttttccccacagCTGAgtattttttatgtcatttaacaatgttaaaatgtaaaaaataatcatGGTCTCTCAAAGCAAGACGGTTTCCTTTAGCTCTAAGAATATGCCtgattattatctttttttttttttttgagacagggtcttgctctatcaccaaGGCTGcacgcaggctggagtgcaatggcctgatcatagctcactgtaacctcaaattcctgggctcagcaatcctcctgtctcagcctctcaaacagctgggactgcaggcgcaggctatcatgcctggctaattttttttcccctagagatggggggggggtctcactattcTGCCCAGGCTGACGATCTACTTTTGCTTGCACCTATTTATGAAATTACCACTGATAAAGGaatgatttcttaaaatcttAAATCTCAAAACAACTCACCAGCTTAGGTTTTTTTCATAACAATAATACGATGCTGTGGAACATGgttgtaaaataaatgtattattacagTACAAATGATCAAACCTACTTCAGATCCACAAAGAACAATCAATAATGTGGATCAATAATAAACTGGGCAAGCTGAAAATTTTAGTACCTTTTGAGCAGAAACTATAGCCATATTTTGCAAAAAATGGTTTTTATGTTAAAAGTTTGGTACATGAATGTCTTAAAAGTTATGCTATGTCCATATTTCAGCAGATCAAACTTATAATCATGCAActgaaaaattaagttatatGTAAATAAACCTTGAAAGCATAAGACATGAATTTACTAAATTTTGCAAAAGTTCATGTTGAGTTCTGTAAatggaatttaaattaaaatgtatgataCAAATCTGGGGTAGGCAAACAAACTACTGGCCAGCTAACTGTTTTTGTTCAGGTAGCTAAAAATGGTTATTCACGTGTTTAAATggttaaaagtaatattttgtgacatgtgaaaaccatatgaaattcaaatttcagtgtccataaatttttattggaacacaaccatgccTATTCAATTACTATTGCCTATGGCTGCTGCAGAGACCAAACTTGCCCACAAAGGtcgaaaatatttactatctgtcccTTTTCAGAATAGGTCTGCTGACCTTGTATTATGGGATTTTAGTGCCTATTAAGTCTCAGCCGTAGAAACGtgaaaatctattttttcacGTTTTTCTTGCTACATCCTAAATCATAAAAGGCCTATACTTGGAGGACAGGCAAATGATCAAGGTAACAAAAATGCAACTATGAGAACTGATTTTACATTTCTCTGCCCCCTTTTAAATTTCCCTAAAACCAAACAGGAAACTATTTCTCAGCTGAGTTCAATGATGAAAAACCACATGGATTTGGTTGACAGTGTGCTATCATCATGATTTACGAGGAGGAAACTGCTTTATCACTTGTCATCAAGTTGAATGTAGCATCCTGGTATTTTGTTACCAGATTTAGGGTAAGAGTTACATACATGTAGGGAGGGAGACGGAAGGGAAGAGGCGAGTTTCGTTAGAAGGCCCTGCTAGTCTAGAGTTGCCACTCTGGAGTCAACGGGGTTTAAAATgactcattaaaaaaattctttccatcTCTTCTGCCAGAAAATAGTTTTGTGGAGGAACGTACTTACTCtgctaggaaaagagaaaaggcagagatATTTCAGCCCCGGGATGGGGACTGGAGGATAGGGAGGTTCCCCTTATCTGGCCAGAAAAGCCAGGGTGGGCGCCGCAGAGGAAAAGCAGCGTCGGCATTTGCCTTTGCGGAGCGCGCGCGACCCGGAGTGTGCTGCGAGGGtggcttttatctttttattttttgggtcTCCTCCCAGCAAGGCTGGGCATCACGCAGTGCAAAGGTTGGCACCACCTCAGTTGCCGCGCTTGCAAAGAGTAGGCCGGGAGGCAGCACGACCAGCCAAGGGCCTACCCACGGTCGGAGGCCGGAGGCGCCCAAGCCGGCCCCTCCTCCACGGGGCTCCCCGCACCGCGGAGAAGCGGATGAAGGCTAAACCACCATTTTAGGTCCGGGCAATCAGTGGACTCGGCAAAGCCGGCGCCAAACCGTCGGCGGGCCACACCCCCTGCGCCGGGCCTCGGCCACTCACCCGGGCCCTCACTGTACTCCGGCCCTGTCCGGCTGGAGTCGCTGAACACGGTCCGGCTGAAGTTCCCCAGCCGCTGGCGAACCGGATCCGGCAGCTCCATGCCGACCTCAGTGTCCCTTGCCCCTCAGACACAGGCTGGTCTGCGGGCGCAGCCGCGCTCTGTGGTTCCCACGGCAACCCGGCGGCGCGCAGCGCGGCGGGACACGGGCGCGCGCGGGGCCGCAGTGCCGGCCGGGTCTGGTCGGGAGCCCGCGTGCCTGGGAGGGACCCGCGTGCTGAGAGCTGGTTCCCAGCCCCGGGGGCCGAGCGCCTCCGCCGTGTTCTAAACGGCGGATCCCTTAGTCCTGCTTTGAGCCCCACCGTCTTAAAAACCAACACACAATGACAAATGGCTTGGGCTTGGGTTTGGGTTGCGCGATACAAGGAGCCCTCGCACCTTGGCCCTGGGACTGTTGTATAACCTTTCTGGAGGGAAATACAGAACGAATGCAGAGCTTAAGGAATGTTCACGATCCAGTAGCTCCTCTtctaggggtgtgtgtgtaatGTTGTGACCAATTCGGTTTTCTAATTTAAAGATATATACAATGGGCAACTTATTAAATGTAGTAGCAGCTTATCAAATGCCTGCAAAGAATATTTGATATGAATTaactttaagtaaaaataaaaaaagcagaaataaaaacaaattcgaGCCTAATTTAGCAAACGGTGTGTGTGTAAACGTGAGGGTAGGGAGGAGTGAGCATATGAACAttggcttaaaaaacaaaagactggaaggaaaaaatacaaaatgttgaCAGTAGTTATCTTTGGATAGTGGGATTGTGggtaatttaaacattttaaaacagctaTATTTGTCAGCTTTCTCTCAATACTTTAGAAACAAAAACCTAAGTGTAgtatacatacagaaaaaggCACATACTAAATACACACGTGTAACCAGCACccaaatcaagaaacagaacCTTATCAGCGTTCCCAGAAGCTCTCTCTTCCGATTCCCTTTCAGTCCCTAACCCTCCCAACTGACCTTTCCTGACATCTAATAGCATAggatagttttgcctttttttttaaaaaaaaaaaaaacagaacatttattGGGTAATTAATAGTTGAAATTTTAAGATGAACTGGACACTGCAACAGCTTCCCTCTTGCACTTAGGTGTTGGCCCCTTACGGAATCCATGCTTAAATCTGCAGTGTACAATGTTTAGGTGCCTCATTCGACCAGTCCTGGTGGTATTTTGTTTTGTCGTTTAGCCTTGGCATTCCAGTTATACTTTGGGCTTGGCAGGGTAGCCACGCTTGCCACAGGTGAACTTCTGAAGGTGGTAGGCCTTAGAGCCACGGAGTGGGGGGGGCAACACGATGTGTGCATCTTATTTCCACACTTTTCAAATAATGACGTTCTCTTGGCTATGTCGCTTCTCAGAATTGCCTATTTTTATGCTTTATAGAAAAGTATTCATGCagtaagtactttttaaaaaagaaaatctggctGTTTGTCctcaacattatttttatgaaattcctTCATATTGTAGAATGTAGATTATTTTTCCTCACTGTGATCATGCCACAATAAGTCTATCCATTCTACTGGGGATGAGTGTATATTTTCTAGTGTGGAGCAGTTGAGAATAGCGCCGCTTTGGTGAAAAGATGCCTCTTGGTGAACATAATGCATGCATTTGTGTTGAGtgtatacctaggaatggaactgctgggtcatagggtacTTAAGACCCAGCTTTAGTAGAGGCTGccaacagttttccaaagtggttgtatcaaTTCCTACTGCCTCCATAGATGTATGAATATTCCTGTTACTCCATACACTTCACCAACACTTATGTTCCATCATTTCCTTTTAGCCTTTCCGATGGATGTGTGGTGAAGAGTATTATTTctacaataaaaagagaaatcccttatatttatataaatgtcaaGAAGAAGATATGGGAGGAAATAGCTTCATGattagaatttcaaaataatttaataagtgTTGATTGCATTCCTACTACTTTTTTGGTTAATTAGGTATATGGTCTTTCTCCATCAAGAAGCTCAGCCCAGTGACAAAGTGAGAAGCTCAGCCCAGTGACATAGTAGCAAATAAATACAAACCCTGTTATAAGTACTCTAATAAGGGAACACTGATGAAGAAGCAATTAATTCTGGTTGTGGGTGTCAGGGGAAAGCCGGCTAACTTTTGCTTCATTTCAAGGTGGAACTCAGGCTCCAGCATCTCCAAAAAGGCTTCCAGGGCCTTCTCGAAGTGGTTTTGGTGCCCTCCTCTGTGTTTCCTAAAGCATTTTCCTCTTGTTACTTTGGCCACAGTGCCGGTCACTTTGTAATAAAATTGACagtttctgtgtctgtctctcttgcTAGTCTACACGCTCTTCAACATCAGGGATGgactttctttttattcccaACACTAGCAACATGCCTGGCCTAGAGTAGGAACCAGATGACTCTTGagggaacaaagggaagaaaaggccTAATGTCCACTCCTGCGTCTTCCCATTTCTAGTTCAAGGACCTAGCCAGCCCTTGTATAAGGTTCACTCTGTACCAGTAGAGAATTGGTGTGTTAAAACATAGTGAATTATAACAAAATCCCAAACACTTAGCAACAAAGAATCACTTTTCATCTATTACATTAATCAAAGTTATTTGTTTTAAAGGATACAGTAAAGCAGGAGGCTTCATGTTATGCTGATTGAATTATAATTTGGACAACCCCAATGAGACAAGCAATGGACAATATATACAGATAGCCTTAAAAATGTTCCTGCCTTTAACACAATAATCCAAATTTTAAGGCTctctttggggaaaataatcatGGAAATGAAGTTTTATACATCAAAATGTTACTTCCAACGTTACTggtattagttaaaaaaaaaggagggtgggagtgggtaTTTGAAGTACCAATCACAGGCTAAGCAAATTATAATATTCATGGTGAGGTGCTGGACTGTAGAGGAAAGAATGCCCTTAGAAGTAGAGAGGGCAGGGTTCAAATCTACTAAAATTCTCAATTTGCCACTTAAGAGCTATGTGATTGATTTCAGACCCTTGTTTTGTAAAGTCAGAATAATGATATCTTACTATAGCATTTGATGTGAAGATTATATCATTAAATAAGTCTCTCCATAAATCATAGTCATCATTTATATGTCtattaaaatgaagaagaaactcCTACAGTGGAGTCAAATAATGCTcatgtttaattttctaaattcagCTATACTTGCTAGGTGATATCTCTATTGCTTTCCTAGTAAAGACAGTGTAGGCAATTAACCATTAATTTTAACAACTAACTATGCATGTTAAACAAATTTATCAAAAGCCTAAGTgaattcttttaaagatttttttccctagcaTTGAAACACCTTGTTTAGATTGTAATTATTTATCAAAATCCTAGAGGAAAAAATTGGTAGAATTATgggtatttttccttttaactttatttattatttaaatttcctgTAATGAGCATTAACTTCatagttagaaaaaaattttattaaaaaataaattgagaggaAGATGCAATGATGATGCAAGAATATATTACAGAATTTGAGAGGAAAGGAATGTGGTTTGGAAAGAGTTCTGCCATTATCCATGTCACAAATGTTCCAAAGTGTTCATAAAAACTTTCCTAATGTTATTTTGTTAGTTTGCGCTCACAATATTTATAGTCAATCATGTTGGTGAAATACTGAAGTACAACAGGAGGGGATCTACTTTCATGAAAAATTAAGAGATTGGTATAATTGGAGTTTCCCATATTCTAGACCTACTACTCAGGATCTAAAGAGAGAAGAATGGAGTCTCCATACTTTAAATTATGGGACTCATTCCCAGCAAGATTAATAAATAACCCTATCACATTAAACTGTTTAATTCTTATGCCAGTGTTGACACTCAGAGTAATAGTTGCTTCTTCAGTAATTGTTTAATGTATTTCTTGAggttgaattacatttatggtttattttcacaaaaattttgAGACTAATGAATGCAATGGTTTGTTTCTCTTTGACAAGGAACAATGTTGTCTGGTAATAATGTATTATGTGACAAAAAACTGATTTAGagagttatttaaattattctttggCATAACAAAGATATGAACTCTTTCCACCTGATACTAATAggttagaaataatatttttaagtgaatatgtCATTCAGTTTATTGCTTTAAAAGAAACTGTGAGACATTTCTAAGAATctagataaatttaaaagataaattatatatttgggtATAATATCTTCAGATATTATACCCCATCagcatgcacattttaaaaaatcttactgTAAATTACCTGAAATGTAATCTTACAATCCTCAAATGGTTAATGGATAATCAAACCTTTTGAATCCCTAGTACAATTTATTGTATTCACAGCACTTTTCAAAGGTTTATAAGAAATAATCAGGCTATGAATTACATAGAAAGTAAAAATCTCATGAAAGAAATTTTTGATACTATATTAAGagatatttcaaaaaacaaaaccaaacctgCATAAGGAAACCTCAGATGTGTCGAATGAATTGTGACACTGATTAAAAGCAAGTGGTAGTTTTATTGAACAAGTAATATGTTCCATTTTTAGTAGGGATAGTCTTActgtaccaaaaatattttatatattatactgtGTAAAGTATAATTTATGTTCTCTTTTCTGGAAGAAAATTAATCTTGACCTGTTATTGACTATATTAAAATGTTGCTTTCCTATACTAAATATTGACACATAGTTCCCTGTTCCCTCTAGCttgttttaaattgtgtttctGTGCTTTTAAGAAATAGTATACTGTTCTTCAACAGCATACTTTGCATTGCTTAGTCATGTTCGATTTTGATCTTCAATCACATCAAGGTTGTAAGAGTAGAAATGTTATAAACAGACAAGTTAGTATTAAAATGAA
It encodes the following:
- the TMEM17 gene encoding transmembrane protein 17, whose translation is MELPDPVRQRLGNFSRTVFSDSSRTGPEYSEGPDNEMVSSLALQMSLYFNTYFFPLWWVSCIMMLYIKYSVLPDYYKFIVITVIILITLIEAIRLYLGYMGNLQEKVPELAGFWLLSLLLQLPLILFLLLNEGLINLPLEKAIHIIFTIFLTFQVVAAFLTLKKMVNQLAVRFHLQDFDRLSANRGDVGRMRSSIEEI